In Nonlabens agnitus, the DNA window CATTGGTCACTACTTGAGGTACGATTTCCTTAAAGGTCAAACTTTCATCCAGCGCAAAAACATCGGTGCGGTTGCGCATGACGTTTTTAGTATCTGTCAAACCAAAGCTAACGATGCCTTGAAGAAGCTGTTGCTCTTCATCTGTGGTGTCGTTCTCGTCTGTGAGTTCCAGTGCTTGAGAGAGTTGCGATACGGTAATGTTTGATTTCTTGCTGCCCAGACGGTCTTGAATAAGCAAGGTGATATACCTCATGGGCAAACTCATAAAACTGAAGAGTTTATCCAACACATTAAGAGGCAACGCCATAAAATTAGCAAACCCTATGGGATTTCTATTGGCATACACCTTAGGGAAAATCTCCCCAAAAAGTAATATCAAAAAGGTAACGACGCCTACTTCTAGCAAGAACCTAAGCCATTCTGTCTCCAGCCCACCAAACCAAACTTCAGCAAGAATACTAAAGATTAGTACGGATGTAATGTTGATGGCGTTGTTGGCAATAAGTATCGTCGCCAGCAACTTTTTAGGCCGATCCAAAAGTTTGGCGACAATAGCTTGCTTGGGAAAAGAAGGATTGTCCTCTTCCAGCTCTGTATTGCTTAGCGAAAACAAGGCAACCTCTGCACCACTAATCAGTGCACTAAAAATTAAAAGAAGAATAAAAACACCTAGATACATCAACTGTTCTGGTTGATATACGAGTAGCAATTGCATTAAGGGCAATGGGTCTGGATCCAAGATCAATAAGTTCTTTTAGTGAAATTTAAAACGGCAGGTCATCATCCTCATCGTCGTCCATGGACTGCGGTGCTGGCGCTTTGGATGGTGCTGGAGCATGGTTGCGAGCAGGCTGCGATGATGACGGCGCAGCGTTGTTTGCGGGCGCTGCGTTTTCATTCTTGGGCGTGAGGAATGTAAATTCCTGCACCTGTATCTCAGTCGTGTAGCGTTGCTGGCCGTCCTCGCCAGTCCATTGTCTGGACTTGATGCGACCTTCTATGTACACTTTATCACCTTTGTGCAGGTACTTCTCGCAGACTTCGGCAGCTTTGTTGCGCACCACGCAGTTGTGCCACTCTGTATTAGAAACACGCTCGCCAGTGTTGCGGTTTACGTATTCTTCATTAGTCGCCAGTGGGAAACGGCCTATGCAATTGCCACCTTCAAAATATTTCATTTTGACCTCATCACCAGTGTGGCCTATAAGCATCACTTTGTTTAACGTTCCTGCCATAATTAGTCTGTATTGATTTTAAAAAAGTCTACAAATATAGAAAAAGCACCTGTGATACACCTAGATAATATCGTGTTAAACAGTAGTTTCCGTTAGCTTTTTAAGGGCCAGAATTGGGTCATAAATCGTTCCATAAGAACGTGCAAGGGCTTACTTCTAGCTCCTTCAATGGTGATCGCGTTCTCTAGTTCAGATTCTGTGTGGATGATCCAGAAATAGGCGTGGATCTTGCGATGGCTCAACTTGTGTATGATGGGCTCTTGATTAAATACGCTTTCGCGAAAGCGAACTCCACTATATACATTCTCATAATCAACCGCTGTGGTAAGCTCTGACGGCAGCAAGGCACCTTTTGCCTCTACAAACGGAAACTCGTATAGTCCAGCCCAAATTCCACTTTGCGGCCGCTCCTGAAGAATGGTTTTCCCAGATGGCGTGACAGTGACCATATAATGATGGTGCAGGTTGAGAACTTTAGTCTTCTTGATCTTTACGGGAAGTTCTGTTATGCGTTCATCTTGAAAGGCAACACAATCCTTCTGGAACGGGCAAATGTTACAATCTGGATTTTTAGGTACGCACTGCATCGCACCAAATTCCATGATCGCCTGGTTATGACTCGCGGGATGTTTTGGGTCGATGAGTTCTTGAGCAAGCTTTTTGAACTCCTTAATACCATCTGTAGAATTGATGGGCGTTGAGATCCCAAAGATTCTTGACAGAACTCGATAAACGTTTCCATCCACTACGGCAACTGGTTCATTGTAGGCAAAACTAGCGATTGCCGCAGCGGTATAGTCGCCTATTCCTTTCAATTTGAGCAACTCCTTATAGTTGTTAGGGAACGTATCACCGTTATCGACCACTTGCACAGCTGCTGTATGAAGATTTCTTGCCCTGGAATAATAGCCTAGGCCTTGCCATAATTTTAGCACGTCTTCTTGTGGTGCAGCGGCCAGATCCTGCACGCTGGGAAATGCCTCCACAAAGCGTAAATAGTACGGCAAGCCCTGATTAACACGGGTTTGTTGCAAAATAATCTCACTTAACCAGATGAAATACGGGTCACTGGTATGACGCCACGGCAGGTCTCTTTTATGCAGTTGATACCAAGAAATGAGCTTGTTAGAAAAATTCATAGGGTGCAAAAATGCCTCTTGTGATGATATATCTTCTTAAAATTTAATCAATTAGGGAAATTTAATTTGTAATAATGAACTATATTTGCGCCCTGTTTCAGAAACCCTAATAATAAAATTTAACAGTAAACATGACTAAAGCAGATATCGTATCAAAAATTTCAGATAAACTGGGAATGGAGAAGACCGAGGTGCAAGCAGCGGTTGAATCCTTTATGGATGAAGTGAAAGGATCCCTAGAGACTGGCGAGAACGTCTATTTACGTGGTTTTGGTAGCTTTATAGTGAAAACTAGAGCTGAAAAAACTGGCCGTAACATTTCCAAGAACACAACAATTAAAATACCCGCACACAACATACCAGCATTTAAACCTGCCAAAGTATTTGTTGAAGGTGTAAAATCAAACGTAAAAGTAAAGTAAAATATAAGAGATATGCCAAGCGGTAAAAAGAGAAAAAGACATAAGGTAGCGACCCACAAACGTAAAAAGCGTCGTCGCGCTAATCGTCACAAGAAGAAAAAGTAGTCTAGTACTACTTTTTCTTTTTTTGTTCTTTGACATAGGGCTGCGTCGTACAGCTCGTTCGGGAGATGCACCTATTAAAGGTGTGTCCAACTTAATGTATAATTTATCACGTCTATCTATCCATAGAGGTGATTAAACAATTGGAATCATGGATAAAGAAATTATTATCCGTTCCGGTGCTACAAAAATTGATTATGCCCTAACTAAACAGGGAAGGCTAATTGAATTACATGCAGATGAGGATGAAAACAAGTTTGCGGTAAGCGATATTTTTATCGCCAAAACCCGCAAGGTATTATCCGGTCTTAACGCATCATTTGTTGATGTAGGATATGAAAAAGATGGTTTTTTACACTATCACGATCTAGGCCCAGGATACCTCACCCAACTTAAATTCACCAAACAAGTCATAAGCGGTAGACTCAAAAACTACGCTCTTAAAGACATAAAGATCGAGAAAGAACTCGAGAAAAGCGGCTCTATTACAGATGTCGTCGCTCCCAACCAACCTGTCCTTGTACAGGTAGTAAAAGAACCCATATCCACAAAAGGACCTCGCCTAAGTGCAGAGCTTTCCCTTCCTGGACGTTATGTCGTTCTAGTACCTTTCTCTGACCGAATCTCTATATCCCAGAAAATTGAGGATAGAGAAGAAAAGAGTAGACTTAAAAGACTTGTAAAAAGTATTAAACCTGAAGGATTTGGTGTCATTGTGCGCACCGTTGCCAAAGGTAAATTAGTAGCAGAACTGGATCAGGATCTAACTAATCTAATGACTCGCTGGGAAAACATGTGTAGCAAACTGCATAAAGCAAGCTACCCTACCAAAGTAATGTCAGAAGTTAGTCGCACCAATTCCCTCATGAGAGATGTCTTTAATGACAGCTACACATCCATTGTTGTGGATGACGAGGAAGTATGCAATGAAATCAAGGATTACCTAAAGACCATTGCTCCACATAAAGAAAATATCGTAAAATATCACAACCCACGCGTTCCCATATTTGAGAAATATGGAATCGAGCGTCAGATCAAGACCTCATTTGGCCGTA includes these proteins:
- a CDS encoding gliding motility-associated protein GldE: MDPDPLPLMQLLLVYQPEQLMYLGVFILLLIFSALISGAEVALFSLSNTELEEDNPSFPKQAIVAKLLDRPKKLLATILIANNAINITSVLIFSILAEVWFGGLETEWLRFLLEVGVVTFLILLFGEIFPKVYANRNPIGFANFMALPLNVLDKLFSFMSLPMRYITLLIQDRLGSKKSNITVSQLSQALELTDENDTTDEEQQLLQGIVSFGLTDTKNVMRNRTDVFALDESLTFKEIVPQVVTNGYSRIPVFKESIDNITGILYVKDLLPYIDRKNFEWTKLLREAYFVPENKKLDDLLQDFQEQKKHLAIVVDEYGGTSGLISLEDIIEEIVGDISDEFDDENLIYSKLDDRNYIFEGKTSIKDFYRILKLEEDAYQLFEDAKGESETLAGFLLEQTGHFPRKLDKIIFEGYTFIIESMDKKRIKQIKCTTP
- a CDS encoding single-stranded DNA-binding protein, yielding MAGTLNKVMLIGHTGDEVKMKYFEGGNCIGRFPLATNEEYVNRNTGERVSNTEWHNCVVRNKAAEVCEKYLHKGDKVYIEGRIKSRQWTGEDGQQRYTTEIQVQEFTFLTPKNENAAPANNAAPSSSQPARNHAPAPSKAPAPQSMDDDEDDDLPF
- the mutY gene encoding A/G-specific adenine glycosylase, with amino-acid sequence MNFSNKLISWYQLHKRDLPWRHTSDPYFIWLSEIILQQTRVNQGLPYYLRFVEAFPSVQDLAAAPQEDVLKLWQGLGYYSRARNLHTAAVQVVDNGDTFPNNYKELLKLKGIGDYTAAAIASFAYNEPVAVVDGNVYRVLSRIFGISTPINSTDGIKEFKKLAQELIDPKHPASHNQAIMEFGAMQCVPKNPDCNICPFQKDCVAFQDERITELPVKIKKTKVLNLHHHYMVTVTPSGKTILQERPQSGIWAGLYEFPFVEAKGALLPSELTTAVDYENVYSGVRFRESVFNQEPIIHKLSHRKIHAYFWIIHTESELENAITIEGARSKPLHVLMERFMTQFWPLKS
- a CDS encoding HU family DNA-binding protein, producing the protein MTKADIVSKISDKLGMEKTEVQAAVESFMDEVKGSLETGENVYLRGFGSFIVKTRAEKTGRNISKNTTIKIPAHNIPAFKPAKVFVEGVKSNVKVK
- a CDS encoding Rne/Rng family ribonuclease, yielding MDKEIIIRSGATKIDYALTKQGRLIELHADEDENKFAVSDIFIAKTRKVLSGLNASFVDVGYEKDGFLHYHDLGPGYLTQLKFTKQVISGRLKNYALKDIKIEKELEKSGSITDVVAPNQPVLVQVVKEPISTKGPRLSAELSLPGRYVVLVPFSDRISISQKIEDREEKSRLKRLVKSIKPEGFGVIVRTVAKGKLVAELDQDLTNLMTRWENMCSKLHKASYPTKVMSEVSRTNSLMRDVFNDSYTSIVVDDEEVCNEIKDYLKTIAPHKENIVKYHNPRVPIFEKYGIERQIKTSFGRTVSMSKGAYLVIEHTEAMHVIDVNSGNRSNKADSQEDTALETNMIAATEIARQLRLRDMGGIIVVDFIDMRQAGNRKKLYEHMRDEMADERAKHKILPVSKFGLIQITRQRVRQEVNIKTREENPDGNGDGEIQAPILVIQKITEELERHLKAGKKKITLHAHPFVAAFITKGYPSVRSKWFAKHRKWIKVMPRDAYTYLEFHFTDKDGKELS